The DNA sequence GGTCAACAGCCGGTACAATGGAAAGTTATAGACGATACGAACTAATCCAGAGGTCAGCATCACCGCGATTCCGACGGATACTACAATGAGTATTGATAGTTTTGAGATGGTTCCGCTCGTAACCAGGTCCACCTGATCCGCCAGAATATGCAGATCAGGCTCCGCAATGGAAATGAAAAAGCCGAGAACCAGTCCCCCTGTAATCAGGAGCCACAGTTTATTTGATCTTGCCAGACTGGAACCTAGTCTTTCGCCTATCGGAGTAATTCCGACATCCACACCAAACAGAAAAATAGTCAGTCCCAGGATGATCAGCACCGCGCCGACTAAAAACCGCATCAGTACGCCACCTTCCAAGGGCACTAACGTAAAATTCAGCAGCAGGACAATTCCCACGATGGGAGCTACAGACATGAGAACCTCTTTCAATTTAGCTCCGATTACACTCAAATGACCACTTCCCTTCTTCTCACGATTTTTTTCAAAAAATCTCAGCTATGGAACACATTATTTTTGATTCTGTCTGTTTCCCTCATGGATATAAATTCACGAAATCCTGGGTTGAAGAGTAAATCTTAATTTCTTATTCCCCGGGAGATTCAATGAAATTAAAACAGAATACTTGACTGTACTATTTTATCATTTCACTTTTATTATGTCAACTATATAGCTATATTTTTATAATCAAGTCGGGCAGATCGGTCATTCCCTTATACTTTCGGTTGTTTCAAACGGTTAAATCGAATGGTTCAACAGTCACTCCTACCAGCAGACTCCACTTCAGCAGACTCCACTTCCAGAGATGTCATGCCAGAAGACTCCTTCAGAGTTCAACCCAGAATCCGCCTTCGGATGACTTTCTTTAGATGTCTTTTTTTAAGATGCCTTTCAAAATCCACTTCAAGAAAATGCCATTGAAACACTGAAAGAAGAGTGCCTGGTCATGAAATTACCCTCTTTTGCATTTGCGCAGGAACCCAATAAGCCCCTGCAAATCAAATAATTTGATTAGCAGGGGCTGTTGAATACAGGGTATGCTTTCAAGAATGATTGTACGTCATCTTCAGCCGATCCTTCTTCAGCGTTTTAGTCCAGGCCGCTGATGTTAACCCGGAAGGTCATTTTTCGGTTGCCGACTTCATCCTCGAACACAAAGGTGGTATCCGAGTCCAAGGTGGGTTCAAGCAGAAAATTCAGTCGATCATACTGAACACCTGGCAGAGATTTGAATACTTCCGGGAGAAAGGGCCGGGACGATGTCTGGTTGACATTCTTAACCAGCTTCCAGGAACCTTTCTGACTTGGATCCTGCGGGACAGAAATGATGATTTTACCACCGGGGGAGGTTTGCAGGTTAATGTTCGAGAAATCATAGAGATGATGTTCCTGGAGAAATCCAACGCCATCCTTTAAGGCTGCAGCAACGACAACCATTCGTTCTACCGGAGGATTATAGTCGATCTTGAGATCGTTCATGGTTTGCTCCACTTGCTGGATGGGATCCGCCTTCGGATCATAGCTGAACTGGGTGGTTTTCTGACAGGAGGTCAGAAGCAGAAGCATCATCAGACTCAAAAGCCAGAACCTGTTTCGTTTGAACAGTTGATTGGGGTGATTTACCATCAGTTTCTTCCTTTCTTGCATTGATACGGGCAGCCGCGATTATAACTCTTGTCCGGATTGACGGAATGCCTCATCCAGATCGATGGATAAAGAGACTCCCTCCTCCCGGAGTATGACACTAAGCTGCGCCAGCATTTTTATGAATTCACTTTCTTCGGCAATATTATTGCCCATATGGGCAATTCGGACAATATGACCATGCCACTGATTCAGACCGCCAGATAAAATATAGCCGTGATCCTGCATCCGATCCAAAATCCGGTCTCCATCGACTCCATCGGGCAGCAGAATTGCCGTCACGGTGTTCGAACGGTTCTTTTGGGCGAAGATCTCCAGACCGGCCATCTCGATGGCCCGGCGGGTTCTTTGAGCATAGCTGGCATGATGAGCGGCATAATCATGAGACAGAGTCATATCAAGGGCTTCACTCAGGGCATAGACCAGATTCCCGCTTTGAGTATAGGGAAATTCAAATTCTTCTTCCAGAAGGTAGGTCCTAAAATTCGTGTAGTAGGTGCGGACCGGGCTTTGTCGGTTGATCAGAAATTGCGTGGCACGTTCTGATAAAGTGATCGTAGTCAGTCCAACGGGCGCAGACAGGCACTTTTGGGAGCCGCTGATCAGACAGTCGATCTGGGAGCGATCAAAGTCGATGGCTTCTCCGCCCAGTCCGGAAACGGAATCGACAATCGTCATAATTCCGTAGGATCTTAACAAGGCGCCGATGGCATGAATATCCTGACTGACACCGGTGGGCGTTTCACAATGAACCAGTGTTGCAAGCTGGAAATCATGGTCGGATTCGAGGTACGATTTCAGCTCTTCCAGGTCAACCCCAGTCCTCTGATTCAGGTTCCAGCAGACCGGATCTCCCCCATATAGCTTGACGAAATCGGCCAAAAATTGTGAGAACGGACCATTGACCAGACACAGGGCGCGGCTGCCAGGTTCCACAAAGGACGCACACGCACCATCAAGACCGGCCATGGGTTCAGCCAGCATCAGGAAGGTGGCGGCTTTTGTGTTCAGCAGACTGGAAACCTTTCGTTCAGCCTCATGTTGAATTTCCGGGTAATTCCGGTCCAGATCCGTATTGGTAAAATCGCGCACTAAGGCCTGTTGCACCCGTTCCGCGATGGATGTGGGGCCGGCACTCATGATTTTCATAGATTCCCCTCCATTTTTCTTTTGTTTATTTACTTGTCCAAGGATTGCCGTTCCATTGTTCACAGCTCAATTGCTCGAAAGCTCGACTGTTCCAGTGTATGATTCATAAAGGACTGCGACCGGTGCGGCAACCGCCAAGGGACGCAAGCTCATTGGATGGATTAATTATAGCATACCGACAACGTCTGAGAAGTGCATGAAACCGCACCGTTCGGCACAATTCCTTGATCCGTCCAGGTAATTTTGGGATCGGAGTGAAAATCCTTGAACTTCATTTTCTTTTGCTTTATTCTGAATTTAACATAAAGCGTTCGAGCAAGGAGGAGCATTTTGGTCCAAAGAGAAGTTATCGTTGTGAATGAGTCAGGAATTCATGCACGCCCTGCCGCGGCCGTAGTCAATTTTGTCAAAAGCTTCAAGGGCACCGTGGACGTCACCCACAACAACAAGAGGGGAAACCTGAAAAGCATTATTTCAATTATGTCACTCGGAATGAGAAAAGGATCCGCCCTGGTTCTGGATATCGAAGGTGAAGACGAAGAGCAGTTTGCGGATCGCCTGGTGAACTTCATCTCAAGCCTGGAAGGGTAAACCGAACTACAGCCAAGTGGTTCAACCGCCGTTGGAGGAGGATCTGACACAGCAGTTACAAGTGTCCCGTCATCATGGGGCACATTCCCTTGATCCGCGAGCAAACCCAAGATTTCGGAGGAATGAATATGGAAATCCAAGTATTAAAACCAGAACAGTTTAAAACTACAGCCTGGTCCGGCGGAGTAACACGGGAAATCCTGATTTATCCCCCCGGAGCAGAATATGGCCGTCGTAATTTCCTATACCGCGTCAGTACAGCCATTGTGGAGTCCCGAGAATCAGTGTTTACAGACCTCCCGGCCTATAACCGCTTCATTATCCCATTGAACGGAGAACTCCATTTATCAATCGATCAGGTCCGCCACATCATCGAACCATTGTCGGTATTTCACTTTGACGGTGGCGCCAGTACCACCTCACTGTCCCGCCAGAATCTCCAGGATCTCAATCTGATGGTTTTAAAAAACTATCCAGCGGACGTGCGCATTGTCAAACCCTCGGAATGGGATGAGCTGGATCTGGAGTTTGATCACATCATCGTGCGGTTGAAGACGGATGCATCCGGTCACTTTACGGAGATCAAAGACGCAATGTACGTGCCCAGAGGTCGAGTGCTGTCTGGCCCCGTTCTGTCCGAACAGGAACTGGCAGTCGTGATGCAGCTTCCCGACCCTGCGGAAGGTCCGATGGAAGAAGCGTTGGAATAGAGACCCGATTTGATCCGAACGTCCTGGTTCCAGGCGAGTTCAAGCCGATACCGCTTTGATGTCAGCTGTCCCGAATCCAGCAGACGAACTGAATAAAGGCAGTCAGTAATCTTCTGTGGATTTCTGACTGCCTTTGTTCATGGACGGAGGTCCCGTCCGGTGTCCAAGTGGAGATCTGCTGGTGGACGCGATGAATTCACCGGAGATTATTCATGATAATGAAAGATTTACATCGTGTTCAGAGCTGGGACATCACCACCTTGTAAACTGATCTTAGATTTTCATGAACAGGAGGAATCAGTATGAAGCCAATCTGGAAAGGCGCCATTTCCTTTGGACTGGTAAATATTCCTGTCCAGCTGCTTAGCGCGGAAGAACGGACAGAGCTGAATTTCAATATGATTGACCAGCGGGACCACGCCCGAATCAAATATCAACGAATCAATGCAGAAACAGGGAAAGAAGTACCCTGGGAAAATATCGTCAAAATGTACGAATTTGAGGATGGCAGCTATGTGGTCGTCACCGATGAGGATTTCGAAAAAGCTGACCCCAAGGCCAGCAAAACCATTGAAATTGAACAGTTCATTGAGGCCAAAGAGCTGAATCCCATGTATCTGGAAAAGCCGTATTATGTGGCTCCTGTCAAAGGCGGCGAGAAACCTTACAGTCTGCTGCGCGATGCCATGAAGGAATCCGGCAAAGTCGCCATCGGACGGGTAACGATTCGCACCAAGCAGAGTATGGGAGCAATACTGCCCGTTGGTGATGCTCTGGTTTTAAACCTGCTGCGTTATTCTGACGAAATCCGGACTACGGAAACCTTGAATCTTCCGGAGAGCGAAAAAATAACCGATAAGGAAATGGATCTGGCAATCTCGCTGATTGATGGGCTGACTGCCTCCTGGAATCCGGAGGAATTCCAGGATGAATACACATCTGCCCTGATGAAGCGGATTGAAGCCAAGGCAAAACTGAAAGGCAAAGACCTGCCGGAGGAACCCGAGGAAGAAGAAGTCACCCCCTCCAAGGTGGTGGACATTATGGACCTGCTGAAGAAAAGCATCGAAACAAAATCCCGGAAACGGAGCGATCCAGCCGACAAGGCTGCTCCGGTGGATAAATCGAAGACCTCCAAATCCTCAGGCAAGTCCGATGAAAAAGCCGCTCCCCGGAAAAGGAAGTCATCCTAATGGCGAAATTGGAAGAATACAATCGAAAACGGGATTTTGCCCGAACCAGTGAACCGGAAGGAAAAAAGGCTTCTACCGACAGTACCTTGCGATTTGTTGTCCAGCGACATGACGCCAGCAGGCTTCATTACGATTTTCGGCTGGAATATGATGGTGTGCTCTGGTCCTGGGCAGTCCCTAAGGGACCCAGCTATAATCCCAGGGACAAGCGGCTGGCTGTCATGGTGGAAGATCATCCGTTGGAATACCGCCATTTTGAAGGGACCATTCCCGAAGGCGAGTATGGCGGCGGAACCGTTCAGCTCTTTGATGAAGGATACTGGATTCCGGAAGGAAATCCAATGGATGACCTGCAAAAGGGATCCTTGAAATTTACCCTGGAAGG is a window from the Clostridiaceae bacterium HFYG-1003 genome containing:
- a CDS encoding aminotransferase class V-fold PLP-dependent enzyme, whose product is MKIMSAGPTSIAERVQQALVRDFTNTDLDRNYPEIQHEAERKVSSLLNTKAATFLMLAEPMAGLDGACASFVEPGSRALCLVNGPFSQFLADFVKLYGGDPVCWNLNQRTGVDLEELKSYLESDHDFQLATLVHCETPTGVSQDIHAIGALLRSYGIMTIVDSVSGLGGEAIDFDRSQIDCLISGSQKCLSAPVGLTTITLSERATQFLINRQSPVRTYYTNFRTYLLEEEFEFPYTQSGNLVYALSEALDMTLSHDYAAHHASYAQRTRRAIEMAGLEIFAQKNRSNTVTAILLPDGVDGDRILDRMQDHGYILSGGLNQWHGHIVRIAHMGNNIAEESEFIKMLAQLSVILREEGVSLSIDLDEAFRQSGQEL
- a CDS encoding HPr family phosphocarrier protein, whose amino-acid sequence is MVQREVIVVNESGIHARPAAAVVNFVKSFKGTVDVTHNNKRGNLKSIISIMSLGMRKGSALVLDIEGEDEEQFADRLVNFISSLEG
- a CDS encoding HutD family protein encodes the protein MEIQVLKPEQFKTTAWSGGVTREILIYPPGAEYGRRNFLYRVSTAIVESRESVFTDLPAYNRFIIPLNGELHLSIDQVRHIIEPLSVFHFDGGASTTSLSRQNLQDLNLMVLKNYPADVRIVKPSEWDELDLEFDHIIVRLKTDASGHFTEIKDAMYVPRGRVLSGPVLSEQELAVVMQLPDPAEGPMEEALE
- a CDS encoding Ku protein, translating into MKPIWKGAISFGLVNIPVQLLSAEERTELNFNMIDQRDHARIKYQRINAETGKEVPWENIVKMYEFEDGSYVVVTDEDFEKADPKASKTIEIEQFIEAKELNPMYLEKPYYVAPVKGGEKPYSLLRDAMKESGKVAIGRVTIRTKQSMGAILPVGDALVLNLLRYSDEIRTTETLNLPESEKITDKEMDLAISLIDGLTASWNPEEFQDEYTSALMKRIEAKAKLKGKDLPEEPEEEEVTPSKVVDIMDLLKKSIETKSRKRSDPADKAAPVDKSKTSKSSGKSDEKAAPRKRKSS